The Pseudomonas baetica genome includes a region encoding these proteins:
- a CDS encoding DUF6124 family protein has protein sequence MIKPTPNPPETDATSPYESLDSKKLHEAADRALDHYLCPPGSTPPPRRARRMYAATADFKNEELLADACETLACAKTIANDFAHLIPASQRRTLLGIAQLIMQGELAVNRVLDNLQLPG, from the coding sequence ATGATCAAACCAACACCCAACCCGCCCGAAACCGACGCCACCTCGCCCTACGAATCCCTCGATTCAAAAAAACTCCACGAAGCCGCCGACCGCGCACTCGATCACTACCTCTGCCCGCCCGGCTCCACGCCACCTCCACGTAGAGCCCGCAGGATGTACGCCGCTACCGCAGACTTCAAAAACGAGGAACTGCTCGCCGATGCCTGCGAAACCCTCGCTTGCGCAAAAACCATCGCCAATGACTTCGCCCATCTCATACCCGCGTCGCAGCGCAGGACGCTGCTGGGCATTGCGCAACTGATCATGCAGGGCGAATTGGCGGTCAATCGCGTGCTGGATAATCTGCAATTGCCTGGTTAG
- the flhA gene encoding flagellar biosynthesis protein FlhA: protein MDRSQLLSTARSNVADLSRGNLGVPLLLLVMLAMMMLPIPPFLLDVFFTFNIALSIVVLLVCVYALRPLDFAVFPTILLVATLMRLALNVASTRVVMLHGQDGHAAAGKVIQAFGEVVIGGNYVVGIVVFAILMIINFVVVTKGAGRISEVSARFTLDAMPGKQMAIDADLNAGLIDQNQAKSRRQEVAQEAEFYGSMDGASKFVRGDAIAGLLILFINLIGGMAVGIFQHNMTFADAGKVYALLTIGDGLVAQLPSLLLSTAAAIMVTRASGSEDMGKQINRQMFASPKALAVAAGLMAVMGLVPGMPHFSFLSMAALAAGGAYLFWKKQNVAKVVALEEVKRQQELLPSPARAMETKELGWDDVTPIDMIGLEVGYRLIPLVDRNQGGQLLARIKGVRKKLSQDLGFLMPTVHIRDNLDLAPSAYRLTLMGVILAEAEIYPDRELAINPGQVYGTLNGINAKDPAFGLEAVWIEISQRAQAQSLGYTVVDASTVVATHLNQILYKHSSELIGHEEVQQLMQLLAKSSPKLAEELVPGVVSLSQLLKVLQALLAEHVPVRDIRSIAEAIANNAAKSQDTAALVAAVRVGVSRAIVQSIVGTESELPVITLEPRLEQILLNSLQKAGQGSEEGVLLEPSMAEKLQRSLIEAAQRQEMQGQPVILLVAGPIRAMLSRFGRLAVPGLHVLAYQEIPDNKQVTIVATVGPNG, encoded by the coding sequence GTGGATCGCTCTCAGTTACTCAGCACTGCTCGCTCGAACGTTGCCGACCTCAGTCGAGGCAATCTGGGTGTGCCGTTGTTGCTGCTGGTCATGTTGGCAATGATGATGTTGCCGATCCCGCCGTTCCTGCTGGACGTGTTCTTCACCTTCAACATTGCCTTGTCCATCGTCGTGTTGCTGGTGTGCGTTTACGCCTTGCGGCCACTGGATTTTGCGGTGTTCCCGACCATTTTGCTGGTGGCGACGCTGATGCGCCTGGCGCTCAACGTGGCGTCAACGCGGGTGGTGATGCTCCATGGTCAGGACGGCCACGCCGCCGCCGGTAAGGTGATTCAGGCCTTCGGTGAAGTGGTGATCGGCGGTAACTACGTGGTCGGTATCGTGGTATTCGCGATCCTGATGATCATCAACTTCGTCGTGGTGACCAAGGGTGCCGGGCGGATTTCCGAGGTGAGCGCGCGTTTCACCCTCGACGCGATGCCTGGCAAACAAATGGCGATCGACGCCGACCTCAACGCCGGTCTGATCGACCAGAATCAGGCCAAGTCGCGCCGTCAGGAAGTCGCCCAAGAGGCCGAGTTCTACGGTTCGATGGACGGTGCCAGCAAGTTCGTACGCGGTGACGCCATCGCCGGCCTGCTGATTCTGTTCATCAACCTCATCGGCGGCATGGCCGTCGGTATCTTCCAGCACAACATGACTTTTGCCGACGCTGGCAAGGTTTACGCCTTGCTGACCATCGGTGACGGTTTGGTGGCGCAATTGCCATCACTGTTGTTATCAACAGCAGCAGCGATCATGGTGACCCGTGCTTCCGGTTCGGAAGACATGGGCAAGCAGATCAACCGCCAGATGTTTGCCTCGCCAAAAGCTTTGGCGGTGGCCGCAGGTTTGATGGCGGTCATGGGCCTGGTACCGGGCATGCCGCACTTCTCGTTCCTGAGCATGGCTGCGCTGGCTGCTGGCGGCGCATACCTGTTCTGGAAAAAGCAAAACGTGGCCAAAGTCGTCGCGCTGGAAGAGGTCAAGCGTCAGCAGGAACTGCTGCCATCGCCGGCCCGCGCCATGGAAACCAAGGAGCTTGGCTGGGATGACGTGACCCCGATCGACATGATCGGCCTGGAAGTCGGTTATCGCCTGATTCCGCTGGTGGACCGCAACCAGGGCGGGCAATTGCTGGCGCGGATCAAGGGTGTGCGCAAGAAGCTTTCGCAGGATCTGGGCTTCCTCATGCCGACGGTGCACATTCGTGACAACCTCGATCTGGCGCCGAGCGCTTATCGTCTGACCCTGATGGGCGTGATCCTCGCTGAAGCGGAAATTTACCCGGATCGCGAACTGGCGATCAACCCGGGGCAGGTGTACGGCACGCTTAACGGCATCAACGCCAAAGATCCGGCTTTCGGTCTGGAAGCGGTGTGGATCGAAATCAGCCAGCGTGCCCAGGCACAATCGCTCGGCTACACCGTGGTGGACGCGAGCACCGTGGTCGCGACCCACTTGAACCAGATTCTGTACAAACACTCCAGCGAGCTGATCGGCCACGAGGAAGTGCAGCAACTCATGCAATTGCTGGCCAAAAGCTCGCCGAAACTGGCCGAAGAGCTGGTGCCGGGTGTGGTTTCGCTGTCGCAACTGCTCAAAGTGCTGCAAGCGCTACTGGCCGAGCACGTACCGGTCCGTGATATCCGCAGTATTGCCGAAGCCATCGCCAACAACGCTGCGAAGAGTCAAGATACCGCCGCGTTGGTGGCGGCGGTGCGGGTTGGCGTATCGCGCGCCATCGTCCAAAGCATTGTAGGCACTGAGTCCGAGCTGCCTGTGATCACCTTGGAGCCAAGGTTGGAACAAATATTGCTCAATAGTCTGCAGAAGGCAGGACAAGGCTCGGAAGAGGGCGTTCTGCTGGAGCCAAGCATGGCCGAGAAGCTGCAACGTTCGCTGATTGAAGCGGCGCAGCGTCAGGAAATGCAAGGTCAGCCGGTGATCCTCTTGGTAGCCGGCCCGATCCGCGCGATGCTCTCGCGCTTTGGCCGCCTGGCAGTCCCTGGACTGCACGTGCTGGCCTACCAGGAAATACCGGACAACAAGCAAGTGACCATCGTTGCGACAGTAGGGCCCAACGGCTGA
- the flhF gene encoding flagellar biosynthesis protein FlhF, which translates to MQVKRFFAADMRQAMKLVRDELGADAAIIGNRRIAGGVELTAALDYKLSALAPRVPNMELEDELRKTQSRIVTAQAELSMRGEADGNTNRQLFAGLPLTAGLPLTAAEPLSEPTYAAPARPAPAPAQSSGGVDPRALDSMRFELNSLRELMEVQLGTLAWNQLQGSRPAQANLYRRLQRIGLSGPLSRDLLAMITDIEEPRQAWRMLLAHLARMIAVPEVEPLEEGGVIAMVGPAGMGKTTTLAKLAARYVLKYGAQNVALVSMDSFRIGAQEQLKTLGRILNVPVTHVDPGQSLVQALDPLLRKRVVLIDTAGLQASDPALRMQLESLAGRGIRSKNYLVLATTSQKQVLTAAYHSYKRCGLAGCILTKLDETASLGEVLSLAISHELPVAYLTDGPRIPDDLHLPRRHQLVSRAVSVQMQEEPSEEAMADMFADIYHSPTKQVG; encoded by the coding sequence ATGCAAGTTAAGCGTTTCTTTGCCGCCGATATGCGTCAGGCCATGAAGCTGGTTCGTGATGAGCTGGGCGCTGATGCCGCCATCATTGGCAATCGCCGCATTGCCGGCGGTGTCGAGTTGACGGCGGCACTGGATTACAAATTGTCGGCGCTGGCGCCACGGGTTCCGAACATGGAGCTCGAAGACGAGCTGCGCAAGACGCAGTCGCGCATCGTCACCGCCCAGGCCGAATTGAGCATGCGGGGTGAGGCCGACGGCAACACCAATCGCCAGTTGTTCGCCGGGCTGCCGTTGACGGCCGGCCTGCCGCTGACCGCTGCCGAACCGTTGAGCGAGCCGACTTACGCCGCCCCGGCACGTCCGGCGCCAGCACCTGCGCAGTCGTCTGGCGGTGTTGACCCGCGTGCGCTGGATTCGATGCGTTTCGAATTGAACAGTCTGCGCGAGCTGATGGAAGTGCAGCTCGGCACTCTCGCCTGGAATCAGCTGCAAGGCAGCCGTCCGGCGCAAGCCAACCTGTATCGTCGTCTGCAACGTATCGGCCTGTCCGGCCCTTTGTCGCGCGACCTGCTGGCGATGATCACCGATATTGAAGAACCTCGTCAGGCCTGGCGCATGCTGCTGGCGCACCTGGCGCGGATGATTGCCGTACCGGAAGTCGAGCCGCTGGAAGAGGGCGGTGTGATTGCGATGGTCGGCCCTGCCGGCATGGGCAAGACCACTACGCTGGCCAAGCTTGCTGCCCGCTACGTGCTCAAGTACGGCGCGCAGAATGTCGCGCTGGTGAGCATGGACAGTTTCCGCATCGGTGCTCAGGAACAACTGAAAACCCTGGGGCGGATTCTCAACGTACCGGTAACGCACGTCGACCCGGGCCAGTCGCTGGTCCAGGCGCTGGACCCACTGCTGCGCAAACGCGTGGTGCTGATCGATACCGCCGGCCTGCAAGCCAGCGATCCGGCCCTGCGCATGCAGCTGGAAAGTCTGGCCGGTCGTGGTATTCGTTCAAAAAATTATCTCGTGCTGGCAACCACCAGCCAGAAACAGGTTCTAACCGCCGCTTATCACAGTTACAAGCGTTGCGGGCTTGCCGGGTGCATCCTGACTAAACTGGATGAAACGGCCAGCCTTGGCGAAGTGTTAAGCCTGGCGATCAGTCATGAATTGCCGGTCGCGTACCTGACCGATGGCCCACGGATTCCGGATGATCTGCATCTGCCGCGCCGTCATCAACTGGTCAGCCGCGCCGTCAGCGTGCAAATGCAGGAAGAACCCAGCGAAGAAGCCATGGCTGACATGTTCGCTGATATCTATCACAGCCCGACCAAGCAGGTTGGCTGA
- the fleN gene encoding flagellar synthesis regulator FleN, with protein sequence MGSMHPVQVIAVTGGKGGVGKTNVSVNLSLALAELGRRVMLLDADLGLANVDVLLGLTPKRTLADVIEGRCELRDVLLQGPGGIRIVPAASGTQSMVHLSPAQHAGLIQAFSDIGDNLDVLVIDTAAGIGDSVVSFVRAAQEVLLVVCDEPTSITDAYALIKLLNRDYGMNRFRVLANMAQSPQEGRNLFAKLTKVTDRFLDVALQYVGAVPYDESVRKAVQKQRAVYEAFPRSKCALAFKAIAQKVDTWPLPANPRGHLEFFVERLVQQTAGPVL encoded by the coding sequence ATGGGCAGCATGCATCCCGTACAGGTGATCGCAGTGACCGGCGGCAAAGGTGGCGTCGGCAAGACTAACGTGTCAGTGAACTTGTCTCTGGCGCTGGCAGAGCTTGGCCGTCGGGTCATGCTGCTGGACGCTGACCTGGGGCTGGCGAACGTTGACGTTCTGCTGGGGCTGACACCCAAACGCACACTGGCCGACGTCATCGAAGGCCGTTGCGAGCTGCGCGACGTTTTGTTGCAAGGCCCCGGCGGGATTCGCATCGTGCCGGCCGCTTCCGGCACCCAGAGCATGGTTCACCTGAGCCCGGCGCAACATGCCGGTCTGATTCAGGCCTTCAGTGACATCGGCGACAATCTCGACGTGCTGGTGATCGACACCGCTGCGGGTATTGGTGACTCGGTAGTCAGTTTCGTTCGCGCCGCCCAGGAAGTGTTGCTGGTGGTCTGCGATGAGCCGACCTCGATCACTGACGCCTACGCACTGATCAAATTGCTCAATCGCGATTACGGCATGAACCGCTTCCGCGTTCTGGCCAACATGGCGCAGAGCCCGCAGGAAGGTCGCAACCTGTTCGCCAAGTTGACCAAGGTCACGGATCGCTTCCTTGATGTGGCCCTACAATACGTCGGCGCCGTGCCGTACGACGAAAGCGTGCGCAAGGCCGTGCAGAAGCAGCGCGCCGTCTATGAAGCCTTTCCGCGTTCCAAGTGCGCGCTGGCGTTCAAGGCGATCGCGCAGAAGGTCGATACCTGGCCGCTGCCGGCGAACCCGCGCGGGCACCTCGAGTTTTTCGTCGAGCGCCTCGTGCAACAGACCGCAGGACCCGTCCTATGA
- the fliA gene encoding RNA polymerase sigma factor FliA encodes MTTSGYNLYKKSARDAQYELVERYAPLVKRIAYHLLARLPASVQVEDLIQAGMIGLLEVSTKYDASKGASFETYAGIRIRGAMLDEVRKGDWAPRSVHRNTRMVSDAIRAIEAKTGRDAKDHEVAAELQLSLDDYYGILNDTLGSRLFSFDDLLQDGEHEGLHEDGASAHLEPSRDLEDERFQAALADAIANLPERERLVLALYYDEELNLKEIGEVLGVSESRVSQLHSQCAARLRGRLGEWRAR; translated from the coding sequence ATGACAACCAGTGGCTACAACCTCTACAAGAAGTCGGCCCGTGATGCGCAATACGAGCTGGTCGAGCGTTACGCGCCACTGGTCAAACGCATTGCTTACCACTTGCTGGCGCGTCTGCCGGCCAGTGTCCAGGTCGAAGACCTGATCCAGGCCGGGATGATCGGCCTGCTCGAAGTCTCGACCAAATACGACGCCAGTAAAGGCGCCAGTTTCGAAACGTACGCGGGCATTCGAATCCGCGGCGCGATGCTCGACGAAGTGCGCAAAGGGGACTGGGCGCCACGCTCGGTTCACCGCAATACCCGTATGGTCAGCGACGCAATTCGCGCAATTGAAGCTAAAACCGGCCGTGATGCTAAAGATCACGAAGTTGCGGCCGAACTCCAATTGAGTCTCGACGATTACTACGGGATTTTGAATGACACCCTGGGCAGCCGCTTGTTCAGTTTCGACGACCTCTTGCAGGACGGCGAACACGAAGGGCTGCACGAGGATGGCGCCAGTGCTCATCTTGAGCCGTCACGCGATCTGGAAGATGAACGCTTCCAGGCGGCGCTGGCGGACGCGATTGCCAATTTGCCGGAGCGTGAGCGACTGGTGTTGGCGCTGTACTACGACGAAGAGCTGAACCTCAAGGAGATCGGTGAAGTCCTTGGCGTCAGTGAATCGCGGGTCAGCCAGTTACACAGCCAGTGCGCGGCCCGTTTGCGGGGGCGTTTGGGGGAGTGGCGAGCGCGCTGA
- a CDS encoding chemotaxis response regulator CheY, translated as MKILIVDDFSTMRRIIKNLLRDLGFTNTVEADDGITAIPVLNSGSIDFLVTDWNMPGMTGIDLLRHVRADEKLKHLPVLMVTAEAKREQIIEAAQAGVNGYVVKPFTAQALKDKIEKIFERIG; from the coding sequence ATGAAAATCCTCATCGTTGATGACTTCTCAACGATGCGGCGGATCATCAAGAACCTGCTGCGCGATCTTGGGTTCACCAACACCGTCGAGGCCGACGATGGCATTACTGCCATTCCGGTACTCAACAGCGGAAGCATCGACTTTCTGGTAACGGACTGGAACATGCCGGGCATGACCGGTATCGACTTGCTGCGTCACGTGCGTGCCGATGAAAAACTCAAGCATCTGCCCGTGCTGATGGTGACCGCTGAAGCCAAGCGCGAGCAAATCATCGAGGCCGCTCAGGCCGGTGTGAACGGCTACGTGGTCAAACCTTTCACGGCTCAGGCGTTGAAAGACAAAATCGAGAAGATTTTCGAACGCATCGGCTGA
- a CDS encoding protein phosphatase CheZ, translating to MEHNESSQGDFESTLKKHAVELVESLEKGRFGDAVQLIHELNQTRDRGLYQEVGKLTRELHSAIVNFQIDPHMPQAEEVSQITDATERLGYVVKLTEAAANRTMDLVESATPVVNGLADEAQALSTDWGRFMRREVGAEEFRELARRVDGFLSRSSTDNRAVSSNLNDILLAQDYQDLTGQVIKRVTQLVTEVESNLLKLVLMASQVDRFAGIEHDRAAMLAEKDPQKHLSQGEGPQIHADKREDVVSGQDDVDDLLSSLGF from the coding sequence ATGGAGCATAACGAATCTTCACAGGGCGATTTCGAATCGACCCTGAAAAAACACGCGGTCGAACTGGTCGAGAGCCTTGAAAAAGGCAGGTTCGGCGACGCTGTGCAACTGATCCATGAGCTCAATCAGACCCGTGACCGCGGCCTGTATCAGGAAGTGGGCAAGCTCACACGCGAACTGCACAGTGCGATCGTCAACTTCCAGATCGATCCGCACATGCCGCAGGCCGAGGAAGTGTCGCAAATCACCGACGCCACCGAACGCCTGGGCTATGTGGTCAAGCTGACAGAGGCCGCGGCCAACCGCACCATGGATCTGGTGGAAAGCGCCACACCGGTGGTCAATGGCCTGGCTGATGAAGCCCAGGCCTTGAGTACCGACTGGGGTCGTTTCATGCGTCGTGAAGTCGGGGCTGAAGAGTTCCGCGAACTGGCGCGCCGGGTCGACGGTTTTCTGTCGCGCAGCAGCACGGACAACCGTGCGGTGTCGAGCAATCTGAACGACATCCTGCTGGCTCAGGATTATCAGGACCTGACCGGTCAAGTGATCAAGCGCGTGACCCAACTGGTCACCGAAGTTGAAAGCAATTTGCTCAAACTCGTGCTCATGGCCAGTCAGGTGGACCGCTTTGCGGGCATCGAACATGACCGTGCGGCGATGCTTGCAGAAAAAGATCCACAAAAACATCTCTCGCAGGGTGAAGGTCCGCAGATTCATGCCGATAAACGAGAAGACGTTGTGTCCGGTCAGGACGATGTGGACGATTTGCTATCCAGCCTTGGATTTTGA
- a CDS encoding chemotaxis protein CheA, with the protein MSFGADEEILQDFLVEAGEILEQLSEQLVELESRPDDADLLNAIFRGFHTVKGGAGFLQLNELVECCHIAENVFDILRKGERRVDAELMDVVLEALDAVNSMFSEVRERAPITAATPELLAALARLAEPQTADEAPASPVAEMIEELVAEGDSGDITDNEFEQLLDSLNAVKAEAEAPAAAPAQTAAEAASDEITDAEFESLLDQLHGKGQFAVDAVAPAAAAPAAPAKGDSSDITDDEFEALLDQLHGKGNFAVDALESAIASAPAPAAPAAAAAGSDLISDHEFESLLDELHGKGKFSEVGTASAGSASTVATPAAKAPAAAAPKPAAKPEPKAETPKPAAAAAPAPARAPAAPPPEKPASEAETTVRVDTARLDEIMNMVGELVLVRNRLVRLGLNSGDEAMQKAVSNLDVVTADLQTAVMKTRMQPIKKVFGRFPRLVRDLARQLKKEINLELVGEETDLDKNLVEALADPLVHLVRNAVDHGIESPEEREASGKARGGRVVLAAEQEGDHILLSISDDGKGMDPDVLRAIAVKRGVMDKDAADRLSDTECYNLIFAPGFSTKTEISDVSGRGVGMDVVKTKISQLNGSINIYSTKGQGSKIVIKVPLTLAIMPTLMVMLGNQAFAFPLVNVNEIFHLDLSTTNVVDGQEVVIVRDKALPLFYLKRWLVSSAAHEEQREGHVVILSVGTQRIGFVVDQLVGQEEVVIKPLGKMLQGTPGMSGATITGDGRIALILDVPSMLKRYAARRI; encoded by the coding sequence ATGAGCTTCGGCGCCGATGAAGAGATCCTTCAGGATTTCCTGGTTGAGGCCGGCGAGATTCTTGAGCAACTGTCCGAACAACTGGTCGAGCTGGAAAGCCGTCCGGATGATGCAGATCTGCTCAACGCAATTTTTCGCGGTTTCCACACTGTAAAAGGGGGCGCCGGCTTCCTTCAGCTCAATGAGCTGGTGGAGTGCTGTCACATCGCCGAAAACGTGTTCGACATCCTGCGCAAGGGTGAGCGTCGCGTTGATGCAGAACTGATGGACGTTGTCCTCGAAGCACTGGACGCGGTGAACAGCATGTTCAGCGAAGTCCGTGAGCGTGCACCGATCACGGCTGCGACGCCGGAGCTGCTGGCTGCGCTGGCACGTCTGGCCGAGCCGCAAACGGCGGATGAAGCCCCGGCTTCGCCAGTGGCCGAGATGATCGAAGAGCTGGTCGCCGAAGGCGATTCGGGCGACATCACCGATAACGAATTCGAACAACTGCTGGACTCGCTGAACGCCGTCAAGGCCGAAGCCGAAGCCCCGGCCGCGGCCCCTGCACAAACGGCCGCTGAAGCTGCGAGCGATGAAATCACCGATGCCGAGTTCGAGTCATTGCTCGATCAGTTGCACGGCAAGGGCCAGTTCGCGGTGGACGCGGTTGCGCCAGCGGCGGCAGCCCCTGCGGCACCGGCCAAGGGCGACAGCTCTGACATCACCGACGACGAATTCGAAGCCTTGCTCGATCAGTTGCATGGCAAGGGCAACTTTGCCGTGGATGCGCTGGAGTCGGCGATTGCTTCGGCACCTGCGCCGGCTGCTCCAGCGGCCGCTGCTGCCGGCAGCGATCTGATCAGCGATCACGAGTTCGAATCGCTGCTCGACGAATTGCACGGCAAAGGCAAGTTCAGCGAAGTCGGTACTGCCTCTGCGGGCTCCGCTTCGACCGTCGCTACGCCAGCCGCCAAGGCACCGGCCGCTGCGGCGCCGAAACCTGCGGCCAAGCCTGAGCCGAAAGCCGAAACGCCGAAACCGGCCGCCGCTGCTGCACCGGCTCCAGCCCGTGCGCCGGCTGCACCGCCACCGGAAAAACCGGCGAGCGAAGCCGAGACCACCGTGCGGGTCGACACTGCACGTCTCGACGAAATCATGAACATGGTTGGCGAGCTGGTGCTGGTGCGTAACCGTCTGGTGCGCCTGGGGCTCAACAGCGGCGATGAAGCCATGCAAAAGGCCGTGTCGAACCTCGACGTGGTCACGGCTGACTTGCAGACCGCGGTGATGAAAACGCGGATGCAGCCGATCAAGAAGGTCTTCGGGCGCTTCCCGCGTCTGGTTCGCGACCTGGCGCGTCAGCTCAAGAAAGAGATCAACCTGGAGCTGGTCGGCGAAGAAACCGACCTCGACAAAAACCTTGTCGAGGCCCTGGCCGACCCGCTGGTCCACTTGGTGCGCAACGCTGTCGACCACGGCATCGAGTCGCCGGAAGAACGCGAAGCCTCGGGCAAGGCCCGTGGCGGTCGCGTGGTACTGGCGGCCGAACAGGAAGGCGACCACATCCTGCTGTCGATTTCCGATGACGGCAAAGGCATGGATCCGGACGTCCTGCGTGCGATCGCGGTAAAGCGCGGCGTGATGGACAAGGATGCAGCGGATCGCCTGAGCGATACCGAGTGCTACAACCTGATTTTCGCCCCGGGTTTCTCGACCAAAACCGAGATCTCCGACGTGTCCGGTCGCGGTGTCGGCATGGACGTGGTGAAGACCAAGATTTCCCAGCTCAACGGTTCGATCAACATCTACTCGACCAAGGGCCAGGGCTCGAAGATTGTCATCAAGGTGCCGCTGACCTTGGCGATCATGCCGACCCTGATGGTGATGCTCGGCAATCAGGCGTTTGCGTTCCCGCTGGTCAACGTCAACGAAATCTTCCACCTCGACCTGTCGACCACCAATGTTGTGGACGGTCAGGAAGTGGTCATCGTGCGGGACAAGGCATTGCCATTGTTCTACCTCAAGCGCTGGCTGGTCAGCTCCGCCGCTCACGAAGAGCAGCGCGAAGGCCATGTGGTGATCCTTTCCGTGGGCACGCAGCGGATCGGCTTCGTCGTCGATCAACTGGTTGGCCAGGAAGAAGTGGTCATCAAGCCATTGGGCAAAATGCTGCAGGGCACTCCAGGCATGTCCGGCGCCACCATCACCGGTGACGGCCGCATCGCGCTGATTCTCGATGTTCCAAGCATGCTCAAGCGTTACGCCGCACGGCGTATTTGA
- a CDS encoding protein-glutamate methylesterase/protein-glutamine glutaminase, whose product MAVKVLVVDDSGFFRRRVSEILSADPSIQVVGTATNGKEAIDQALALKPDVITMDYEMPMMDGITAVRHIMQRCPTPVLMFSSLTHEGARVTLDALDAGAVDFLPKNFEDISRNPDKVKQLLCEKVHSISRSNRRFSAYSAPAPVAAPAPTPAPAASSFGSHSSSHSTSTPARPAPAPAPTRAPAASASSPAPKRKAYKLVAIGTSTGGPVALQRVLTQLPANFPAPIVLIQHMPAAFTKAFAERLDKLCRISVKEAEDGDILRPGLALLAPGGKQMMIDGRGAVKILPGDERLNYKPCVDITFGSAAKSYGDKVLAVVLTGMGADGREGARLLKQGGSSVWAQDEASCVIYGMPMAIVKADLADAVYGLDDIGKHIVEACI is encoded by the coding sequence ATGGCAGTCAAAGTCCTGGTGGTGGACGATTCGGGGTTTTTCCGCCGCCGCGTCTCGGAAATTCTTTCAGCGGATCCGAGCATCCAGGTGGTCGGTACGGCCACCAACGGTAAAGAGGCGATCGATCAGGCCCTGGCCCTCAAGCCGGACGTGATCACCATGGACTACGAGATGCCGATGATGGATGGCATCACGGCCGTGCGGCACATCATGCAGCGCTGCCCGACCCCGGTGTTGATGTTCTCCTCGCTGACCCACGAAGGCGCCCGGGTGACCCTCGATGCGCTGGACGCCGGCGCGGTGGATTTCCTGCCGAAGAATTTCGAAGACATCTCGCGTAACCCGGATAAGGTCAAGCAACTGCTGTGCGAGAAAGTGCATAGCATCTCGCGCAGTAATCGTCGTTTCAGTGCCTACAGCGCGCCGGCCCCGGTTGCGGCGCCTGCACCGACACCTGCTCCTGCTGCGTCGAGCTTTGGCAGCCACAGCAGCAGTCACAGCACCAGTACTCCGGCACGTCCGGCACCTGCACCGGCACCGACTCGCGCCCCGGCTGCCAGCGCTTCGTCGCCTGCACCGAAACGCAAAGCCTACAAACTGGTTGCCATCGGCACCTCGACGGGCGGCCCGGTCGCCCTGCAACGCGTCCTGACGCAGTTGCCGGCAAACTTCCCGGCGCCAATCGTGCTGATCCAGCACATGCCGGCAGCGTTCACCAAGGCGTTCGCCGAACGTCTCGACAAACTCTGCCGCATCAGCGTCAAGGAAGCCGAGGATGGCGACATCCTGCGTCCGGGCCTGGCGCTGCTGGCCCCTGGTGGCAAGCAAATGATGATCGACGGCCGTGGTGCGGTGAAAATCCTCCCCGGCGACGAGCGTCTGAACTACAAGCCGTGCGTGGACATCACGTTCGGTTCTGCAGCGAAATCCTACGGTGACAAAGTTCTGGCGGTCGTGTTGACCGGCATGGGCGCCGACGGTCGCGAAGGCGCACGGCTGCTCAAGCAGGGCGGCAGTTCGGTGTGGGCGCAGGACGAGGCAAGCTGCGTGATCTACGGCATGCCGATGGCCATCGTCAAAGCCGACCTCGCTGACGCGGTGTACGGTCTGGACGATATTGGCAAGCACATCGTCGAGGCGTGTATCTGA
- a CDS encoding flagellar motor protein, with product MDVLSLIGIIMAFVAIIGGNYLEGGHLGALANGPAALIVLGGTIGAALLQSPMSAFKRAMQILAWIFFPPRVDLAGGIDRVVNWSLTARKEGLLGLEGVADAEPDSYSRKGLQLLVDGAEPEAIRSILEVDFYTQEARDIEAAKVFESMGGYAPTIGIIGAVMGLIHVMGNLADPTQLGSGIAVAFVATIYGVASANLILLPVAAKLKSIALRQSRYREMLLEGILSIAEGENPRSIELKLQGFMD from the coding sequence ATGGATGTTCTAAGCCTTATCGGGATCATCATGGCGTTCGTCGCCATCATCGGCGGCAATTACCTGGAAGGTGGTCACCTCGGTGCGCTGGCCAACGGCCCGGCGGCACTGATCGTACTGGGCGGCACCATCGGTGCCGCGCTGCTGCAATCGCCGATGAGCGCGTTCAAACGCGCGATGCAGATCCTTGCCTGGATCTTCTTTCCGCCACGCGTGGACCTGGCCGGCGGCATCGACCGCGTGGTCAACTGGAGCCTCACCGCACGTAAAGAAGGCCTGCTCGGCCTGGAAGGGGTGGCCGACGCCGAACCCGACAGCTACTCGCGCAAAGGCCTGCAATTGCTGGTCGACGGCGCCGAGCCGGAAGCGATCCGCAGCATCCTCGAAGTGGATTTCTACACTCAGGAAGCCCGCGACATCGAAGCGGCCAAAGTCTTCGAAAGCATGGGCGGCTATGCGCCAACCATCGGCATCATCGGTGCGGTGATGGGCCTGATCCACGTGATGGGCAACCTCGCCGATCCGACGCAGTTGGGTAGCGGCATTGCCGTAGCGTTCGTTGCGACCATCTACGGCGTGGCCAGTGCCAACCTGATCCTGCTGCCGGTGGCGGCCAAGTTGAAGTCAATCGCGTTGCGACAGTCGCGTTATCGCGAAATGTTGTTGGAAGGCATTCTGTCGATCGCCGAAGGTGAAAACCCACGCTCCATCGAGTTGAAGCTGCAAGGCTTCATGGACTAA